The Lentzea guizhouensis genome contains a region encoding:
- a CDS encoding ABC transporter permease, with protein sequence MNWIFENWEKFWEVTEVHVRLALLPVVIGFVLSIPLGWWASRSGTARAVLFPLANILFTIPSIALIVITPVLLGVQILDEINVIVPLVVYTVALMVRSVADALAAVPGNVVAAANAMGYRPFRRFLTVEFPLALPVTVAGLRVATVSNISMVSVGALVGLGGYGQLFTEGYQNDHTEKVVAGLIGTVVLAVLADGLLLLGGRLLTPWARVGR encoded by the coding sequence GTGAACTGGATTTTCGAGAACTGGGAGAAGTTCTGGGAAGTCACGGAGGTTCACGTCCGGCTCGCGCTGCTGCCGGTGGTGATCGGCTTCGTGCTCTCGATCCCGCTCGGGTGGTGGGCCAGCCGGTCGGGCACGGCGCGCGCGGTGCTGTTCCCGCTCGCCAACATCTTGTTCACGATCCCGTCGATCGCGCTGATCGTGATCACCCCGGTGCTGCTCGGCGTGCAGATCCTGGACGAGATCAACGTCATCGTGCCGCTCGTGGTCTACACGGTGGCGCTGATGGTCCGCTCGGTCGCCGACGCGCTCGCCGCGGTGCCGGGCAACGTGGTGGCGGCGGCGAACGCGATGGGCTACCGGCCTTTCCGCCGTTTCCTCACCGTCGAGTTCCCGCTGGCGCTGCCGGTCACGGTCGCGGGCCTGCGGGTCGCGACGGTCTCGAACATCAGCATGGTCAGCGTCGGCGCGCTCGTCGGCCTCGGCGGGTACGGCCAGCTGTTCACCGAGGGCTACCAGAACGACCACACCGAGAAGGTGGTCGCGGGCCTCATCGGCACGGTGGTGCTGGCGGTGCTCGCGGACGGGTTGCTGCTGCTCGGCGGCCGGTTGCTCACGCCGTGGGCACGGGTGGGGAGGTGA
- a CDS encoding bis-aminopropyl spermidine synthase family protein gives MTIDQVRSLLSDRGVHARKLREVLSLLSQDWHPLAELVRLPAVPRRTVQDLLKALGDDAESSGDRYRIAPGLVPAYREAFAVSGVRDHTDVLRQILVDIADVPPPLSSLDHVQATAETALNRAVHLDSVYDLAGKHLLCLGDHDLTSLAVAALNPSVSITVVDLDERLLEFIDSRARSRGLDIRTLHCDMRFGLPTSVLESADLVFSDPPYSAEGMALFAGRAIEALADIASGRVLLAYGFSDRTPALGLKVQQELQKLGLVFEAVLPAFHRFDGAQAIGSAADLYVCRPTGRRAVSGGTRIYTHGAQSVESSGPSREALAALSELAPRPESSPPPKPRGAGWAEPVGKGAASLAVDLSADPGPWLLRTLLASSPARLACLVPNNHPAVSSAAGQQELQSLVGTRFSLKFLRNNPDSKTTIVVADQVLHGSLSLGDRVVREVLMKAHGRLRNAWREALITASQGVLTKRQAAEIVDNAAAESEDLELRLIDLPKHRIAALLPEVSASARYVERPES, from the coding sequence GTGACGATCGACCAGGTGCGCTCGCTGCTGTCCGACCGCGGCGTGCACGCGCGCAAGCTCCGCGAGGTGTTGTCCCTGCTCAGCCAGGACTGGCACCCCCTGGCAGAACTGGTGCGCCTGCCCGCGGTCCCCCGCCGCACCGTCCAGGACCTGCTCAAGGCCCTCGGTGACGACGCCGAATCTTCAGGTGATCGTTACCGCATCGCGCCCGGACTCGTTCCCGCCTACCGCGAGGCCTTCGCGGTGTCGGGTGTGCGTGACCACACCGACGTGCTGCGCCAGATCCTCGTGGACATCGCCGACGTGCCACCGCCCCTGTCCTCGTTGGACCACGTGCAGGCGACCGCGGAGACCGCTCTCAACCGCGCGGTGCACCTGGACTCGGTGTACGACCTGGCGGGCAAGCACCTGCTGTGCCTGGGCGACCACGACCTGACCTCACTCGCCGTCGCCGCCCTCAACCCGTCGGTGTCCATCACGGTCGTGGACCTCGACGAGCGCCTGCTGGAGTTCATCGACTCGCGCGCCCGTTCTCGCGGCCTCGACATCCGAACCTTGCACTGCGACATGCGTTTCGGCCTGCCCACGTCGGTTCTGGAGTCCGCCGACCTCGTCTTCTCCGACCCGCCCTACTCGGCGGAGGGCATGGCCCTGTTCGCCGGCCGCGCGATCGAGGCGCTGGCCGACATCGCCTCCGGACGTGTGCTGCTCGCCTACGGCTTCTCCGACCGCACCCCCGCCCTGGGCCTGAAGGTCCAGCAGGAACTGCAGAAGCTCGGCCTGGTCTTCGAGGCGGTCCTGCCCGCCTTCCACCGCTTCGACGGCGCGCAGGCCATCGGTTCGGCCGCCGACCTGTACGTGTGCCGCCCCACGGGTCGCCGCGCGGTCTCCGGTGGCACCCGCATCTACACCCACGGCGCGCAGTCCGTGGAGTCGTCGGGTCCTTCGCGCGAGGCCCTTGCCGCTCTGTCCGAACTGGCACCACGACCCGAGTCCTCGCCCCCGCCGAAGCCCCGCGGCGCCGGGTGGGCGGAGCCGGTCGGGAAGGGCGCCGCGTCACTGGCCGTCGACCTGTCGGCGGATCCGGGGCCGTGGTTGCTGCGGACGTTGCTGGCGTCGTCGCCCGCCCGGCTGGCGTGCCTGGTGCCGAACAACCACCCGGCGGTGTCGTCGGCGGCCGGGCAGCAGGAGCTGCAGTCGTTGGTGGGCACGCGGTTCAGCCTGAAATTCCTGCGCAACAACCCAGATTCCAAGACGACGATCGTCGTTGCCGATCAGGTCTTGCACGGCTCGCTGTCGCTCGGGGACCGGGTGGTGCGCGAGGTGCTGATGAAGGCGCACGGCAGGCTGCGCAACGCGTGGCGGGAGGCGTTGATCACGGCTTCGCAGGGCGTGCTGACGAAGCGGCAGGCGGCCGAGATCGTGGACAACGCCGCGGCGGAGTCGGAGGACCTGGAGCTGCGGTTGATCGACCTGCCGAAGCACCGGATCGCGGCGTTGCTGCCGGAGGTGTCAGCCAGCGCGCGGTATGTGGAGCGGCCAGAAAGCTAG
- a CDS encoding ABC transporter permease, which produces MGWLFDPAHWSGETGIPVRLAEHVGFTFGTLLIAAAIAVPLGAFVGHTGRGGFLVVGLSNALRALPTTAVLILVVLWAGLGDFPVYVALVLLAIPPIMAGTYAGIRAVDPVTVDAARGVGMRETGVLLRVEVPNALPLIYGGFRGAALQVVATATIAAYTGAGGLGRFVFDGLALQEFGQMLAGAVLVALLAVLVDLAFAGLQRLTVSPGLRPVGTGGKK; this is translated from the coding sequence GTGGGCTGGCTCTTCGACCCCGCGCACTGGAGCGGTGAGACCGGGATCCCGGTGCGGCTGGCCGAACACGTCGGCTTCACGTTCGGCACGCTGCTGATCGCCGCGGCGATCGCGGTGCCGCTGGGCGCGTTCGTCGGCCACACCGGCCGCGGCGGGTTCCTGGTCGTCGGACTGTCCAACGCGTTGCGGGCGCTGCCGACGACGGCGGTGCTGATCCTCGTGGTGCTGTGGGCGGGTCTCGGCGACTTCCCGGTGTACGTCGCGCTGGTGCTGCTGGCGATCCCGCCGATCATGGCCGGCACCTACGCGGGCATCAGGGCGGTCGACCCGGTGACCGTCGACGCGGCGCGCGGCGTCGGCATGCGCGAGACCGGCGTGCTGCTGCGGGTGGAGGTCCCCAACGCGCTTCCCTTGATCTACGGCGGTTTCCGGGGCGCCGCGCTCCAGGTCGTCGCCACCGCCACCATCGCCGCCTACACCGGCGCCGGCGGTCTGGGCAGGTTCGTCTTCGACGGCCTCGCCCTGCAGGAGTTCGGACAGATGCTCGCCGGCGCGGTGCTCGTGGCACTGCTCGCCGTTCTCGTCGACCTGGCGTTCGCCGGCCTGCAACGGCTGACGGTCTCGCCAGGGCTGCGTCCAGTGGGAACCGGAGGAAAGAAATGA
- a CDS encoding ABC transporter substrate-binding protein produces MKRIATAVAAVMLLSACGGDPLSGGGADNPAPTDTIVVGSGNFPESRLLAEIYAEALSAKGVKVSKKLNIGNRELYFKGVQDGSIDLIPEYTGVLLKHVNKTAPEVGSEEVYAALKKALPQGLIVLDKSAAEDKDAVVVTKQTASQYSLKSIDDLVPYCKDMVFGGPPEFQTRPDGLPGLKEKYNCEFKSFKALDVGGPVTVAGLKDGTVQAADLFTTDTAITTNEFVALEDPKSVFAAQNVLPLINEKKASEQVRGILNAISKKLDTKTLLDLNAKLAAPEKPEPDKVAKEWLASVGL; encoded by the coding sequence ATGAAGCGCATCGCCACGGCTGTTGCTGCGGTCATGCTCCTGTCGGCGTGCGGTGGTGACCCGCTGTCGGGTGGAGGCGCCGACAACCCGGCACCGACGGACACCATCGTCGTGGGCTCCGGCAACTTCCCGGAGTCGCGCCTGCTCGCCGAGATCTACGCGGAAGCCCTGTCCGCCAAGGGCGTCAAGGTCTCCAAGAAGCTCAACATCGGCAACCGCGAGCTGTACTTCAAGGGCGTCCAGGACGGCTCGATCGACCTGATCCCGGAGTACACCGGCGTGCTCCTCAAGCACGTCAACAAGACCGCGCCGGAGGTCGGCTCCGAAGAGGTCTACGCGGCGCTCAAGAAGGCGCTGCCGCAGGGCCTCATCGTGCTCGACAAGTCCGCGGCCGAGGACAAGGACGCGGTCGTCGTCACCAAGCAGACCGCCTCCCAGTACAGCCTCAAGTCGATCGACGACCTCGTGCCGTACTGCAAGGACATGGTCTTCGGCGGCCCGCCGGAGTTCCAGACCCGCCCCGACGGCCTGCCCGGCCTGAAGGAGAAGTACAACTGCGAGTTCAAGTCCTTCAAGGCGCTCGACGTCGGCGGCCCGGTCACCGTCGCGGGCCTGAAGGACGGCACGGTGCAGGCCGCCGACCTGTTCACCACCGACACCGCGATCACGACCAACGAGTTCGTGGCGCTGGAGGACCCGAAGAGCGTCTTCGCGGCGCAGAACGTGCTGCCGCTGATCAACGAGAAGAAGGCGTCGGAGCAGGTGCGCGGGATCCTCAACGCCATCTCGAAGAAGCTCGACACGAAGACGCTGCTGGACCTGAACGCGAAGCTGGCGGCGCCGGAGAAGCCGGAGCCGGACAAGGTGGCCAAGGAGTGGCTGGCCTCGGTCGGCCTCTGA
- a CDS encoding ABC transporter ATP-binding protein yields MIEFRAVTKRFEDGTIAVDQLDLAVEAGTITVFVGPSGCGKTTSLRMVNRMIDPTEGTILVDGRDVLTVDPPTLRRGIGYVIQQAGLFPHRTVLDNVATVPLLSGWDRRKARTRAAELLEIVGLDPSFGKRYPAQLSGGQQQRVGVARALAADPPVLLMDEPFSAVDPVVREDLQNELLRLQAELDKTIVFVTHDIDEALKLGERVAVFQTGGHLAQYARPTELLSAPANDFVASFVGRDRGYRTLTFLHADVPVHPVATAKLGERVTITDWTLVVDEQNRPKGWLSGVDGEVEVGEDHLISGGSLYDGGTLRSALDAALSSPSALGVTIDENGAVIGVVKADDVIKALAKARAAGEVPK; encoded by the coding sequence GTGATCGAGTTCCGGGCCGTCACCAAGCGGTTCGAGGACGGGACCATCGCTGTCGATCAGCTCGACCTCGCGGTCGAGGCGGGCACCATCACGGTGTTCGTCGGTCCTTCCGGATGTGGCAAGACGACGTCGCTGCGCATGGTCAACCGCATGATCGACCCCACCGAGGGCACGATCCTGGTGGACGGCCGGGACGTGCTCACGGTCGACCCGCCGACGCTGCGGCGCGGCATCGGCTACGTCATCCAGCAGGCCGGTCTCTTCCCGCACCGCACGGTGCTGGACAACGTCGCCACGGTGCCGCTGCTGTCCGGTTGGGACAGACGCAAGGCCCGCACGCGCGCCGCGGAGCTGCTGGAGATCGTCGGGCTGGACCCGAGCTTCGGCAAGCGGTACCCGGCACAGCTCTCCGGCGGGCAGCAGCAGCGCGTCGGCGTCGCGCGCGCGCTCGCCGCGGACCCGCCGGTGCTGTTGATGGACGAACCCTTCAGCGCCGTCGACCCGGTCGTGCGCGAGGACCTGCAGAACGAGCTCCTGCGGCTGCAGGCGGAGCTCGACAAGACCATCGTCTTCGTCACCCACGACATCGACGAGGCGCTCAAGCTCGGCGAGCGGGTCGCGGTGTTCCAGACCGGCGGCCACCTCGCGCAGTACGCGCGGCCGACCGAGCTGCTCAGCGCGCCCGCCAACGACTTCGTGGCGTCGTTCGTCGGCAGGGACCGCGGCTACCGCACCCTGACCTTCCTGCACGCGGACGTGCCCGTGCACCCCGTCGCCACCGCCAAGCTCGGCGAGCGCGTCACCATCACGGACTGGACGCTCGTCGTCGACGAGCAGAACCGGCCGAAGGGCTGGCTGTCCGGTGTGGACGGTGAGGTCGAGGTGGGCGAGGACCACCTGATCTCCGGCGGTTCCCTCTACGACGGCGGCACGTTGCGCAGTGCGCTCGACGCGGCGCTCAGCTCGCCGTCCGCCCTCGGCGTCACGATCGACGAGAACGGCGCCGTGATCGGCGTCGTGAAGGCCGACGACGTGATCAAGGCGCTCGCGAAGGCCCGCGCGGCGGGTGAGGTCCCCAAGTGA